The DNA region TCATTTCCGTTTTATTTCTTCCCAACCAGAGAGAAGAACATAGTCTTAtataacaagaacaaaaaacataatcttAAAGATCCATAAACAGAGCAATCCTCTGAGAGTCCACCCAAATCCACCGGTCAAGTTCATGCTCTCGATCTTCCTTTTCAAGCCCGTGCCCAGTGCCTGAACTTGAAATCAGGTGGGAGGTCTTCCCGGAGATTGAAAACACATATTTATCCTTTGCTTATGATTTAGCCAAAAACGCAATAAATTTTACAAGAAGCAATGAATCTCCAACGATTATCGTCATGTGTCGCAAGGACATCAATTAAATTGACAAGTCAATACCATGAATCTCTCCCGTGTTTTTCTACCATATCAGGATGCACCAAATCCCCCTTATTTatcaacaattttaattttgttcgcACTCACATTCATGCACGTTCATTGTCACTGAACACACTGAATTACCAAAAACATGCTTGGaagtttatttataatttataattcctttctaaaatattttttacttaaaaatatattataataatttttttttattttttaaaaattattttctacatcaaccatcaaaataatctaaaaacactaaaaaaatattaatttaaaaaaaatttaatttttttaaaattcaaaaataaatagaaactttgccttgtatttcaaaaatatttttaaaaaaaattgaattttttttatttttttattttaaattaatatatttttaatatttttatattattttaatatactaatattaaaaataattttttaaaaataataaatatttattattttaatatatttttaaataaaaaatacattaaaaattaatcataaccACACTTAAACATATCATTTCCTTAGCTCACTCTTTTCTCAATGCCAAAATCACCCGTCCTAGCATGCTCGCACTCGCACGTGGCTCTTCCCCCCTCTGACGTGTACACTCACCTACCGTTAACTGTCGGCTCCCGATCCAAGAGAGCGATAAGGAGCAAGAGATTTATAAAAACCCGGCCGATCCCAATAAGATAGATCCCGGGGaccaagatttttattttattttttatttttatttttttggctcgGACGACTGGGTGTATAGATAGCTACAGTCTACACTAACACCACAGTCCAAAACAAGTGTCGTAAGCAGTGACCAAATCACCCATCCTCTGTGAGCCATTGACACGCACGCATCCCCACTTCGTTACCTGCCACGTCTCACGCCAgagtggaaaagaaaagaaaaactgatCACTCACGTGTGTTCTAGAAATCATCCTTGCCACGTGCCCCTCAATTTCTCCTATAAATTCATGCTTCTCCCTCGAGTTTTAAAGTTTCAAGCGCCGTCACAGCATTAGACCACCTACAGCAGACAAGAAGAGCAACCAAGTAGAATAGAGAAGGAAGGGCAAAAAGGTCAGCCAAAAAATGACGGCGGCTACATTAGAGTTACCACCAGGTTTCAGGTTCCATCCAACGGATGAGGAGCTCGTTCTGCACTATCTCTGCCGTAAATGCTCATCGCAGCCCATTGCTGTGCCTATTATTGCTGAAATTGATCTCTACAAGTTTGACCCATGGGATCTCCCCGGTAATCAGcctttttgctttaatttttctttcaatttcctgATTTCTCAAAAAActagttttcattttcttgttttattaacTGTTTTGTCAAATTACAGGTATAGCCTTGTATGGAGAAAAGGAATGGTATTTTTTTACTCCGAGAGACAGGAAGTACCCTAACGGATCGAGACCGAATCGTGCTGCAGGGAGGGGCTACTGGAAAGCCACGGGAGCCGACAAGCCGATTGGGCAGCCGAAGACGGTTGGAATCAAGAAAGCTTTGGTATTTTACGCGGGGAAAGCTCCCAAGGGAGAGAAAACCAACTGGATTATGCACGAGTATCGTCTAGCCGACGTGGATCGCTCGGCTCGCAAGAAGAACAGCTTAAGGGTACGGTCTGTCATCTAGGCCATCCGTAGGGATAGTTTAGACATTTAATGGTTGAAGATGCTTCCAAATATGGACGTCGAGGTTGAAATGACTTTTTTGGCCTTTTCATGACGATATTTggatttaaaacaattattaaccTAATAACATACTTGATGAATTATGCTGATGAATCCCTAAAATCAAATAGACGTGATTAATCTCATCAAAATTgcaaaaattgtgtttttaaatctaattgaCTAAAGTTAAAACAACAAGTGTGTCAATAGTGACTGAACGTGACTGTTGCTAGCTGTCACTCTAGCAAGTTGAAGCCAtcgtttttatttctttccagTTAAGGAAAATATTCCTTCTTATCTCCGGAAAACACTTCTTTTTGCTCCGACTTAGATGATCATTTAACTATAATAACAGTCTTGATTGTTTGCAGCTGGATGATTGGGTACTCTGTCGCATATACAACAAGAAAGGTACAGTTGAGAAGCAAGAACAGCATCTTAGCGTCAAGAAAGCGAATCCGACGGAGATTGAGGAGGATGAGAAGAAGCAGGTTGTTTTGCTGCCGCCGCCACTAGCTCCGTCCTCGGCGACACGAACGGTGAATGATTACATGTACTTTGACACGTCAGACTCCGTGCCGAGGCTCCACACGGATTCGAGCTGCTCGGAGCATGTGGTGTCGCCGGAATTCACGTGCGAGGTGCAGAGTGAGCCTAGGTGGAAGGAATGGGGAAACGTAAATGCCCTCGATAATCCCTACAATTACTTGGATGCCACAATGGATATTCCATTTGCGTCTCAGTTGCAGGGGGATGATCAGATGTCGCCGCTTCAGGATATATTTATGCACCTGCAGAAGCCGTTTTGAAGTCAGAATGGGAATTGATTGTGTTAAGAGCAAATCGCACGGTAACACGAGACTGAAGTCTGTGAGTGTGCGTGTGCGAGTGCTAGTGCTACGTAGTAATTGGAGTAAGTAGGGTGATCTGACGGTCCCTGATGGATTTAGATTTTGGGGGTGTGTATAGGGCAGTAGCATGTGTAGAGTACTGGTAGTTTCCTTGTTGCTGTTGTCGTTGGGATTATAATTGGATTCATATTTTGGAATAGCAGACTTGCCTTTCTGGAAACTTATTGtagtttaattgaaattaatatgaatatatgtccactttgtgcttttttttttttttttttttgtgagaataGCTATTTATGAAGCAATTAGACTCAGTTCAGTAACGTATTTAGAGGCATTTGGACACTTTTACTTTAGCACATGTGTGGTTGAGTTTTTTACCGgttcaaaaccattaaaaaatcgTGCTTCGTCAATCGATTATATTGGATAATTCATAGTTGTTGACGTTTATTGCACTTAACCATTGGATGTGAGTGCTGGAAAAACGATCCCATTGTATGTGTGCCTatggtgggaaaaaaaaaggcaccTTTCGAGGGTGTTTTGgagtttgttttagtttttatggaGGTGGAGTAGAACTCAATTACACACAAAATtcaatcacattttttttatataacttttagtttttttaatggcCCTGCACGCAAATTTCAATCTCAATCTCCATATCTCTGAAACAAACACTCCCTGACCTTTCTAGATGAACACACAGATTTTTCCGAGGGGCAGTAGACTACTCGACTGTACTATATCATCCCGTTGTTAAAGCGTGGAACGTGAGAGCCGCCCACATGGGCGGCTGGCGGGGAGAAATTACTAGCTGGTATTTAAAAATACCACGTCTTTTGCCTTGTAGAAGTTATATACCGTTTTTCATTTTTACCAAGATTTCCCTTTGTTTAACAAATTCGAGCTACAAAAActaaaagttcaaaaaatatgCGGGTAATGAATTATTCAGTGGACGCGATCTCTCCTTGTAATAAATTATCAGGTATTTTCGGATAGTTCTTTTATAATTCACATAAATACGGAACTTAAAAGGTGGTTGTCATTATCCATCCTGTGACCCACTGTAAAGTCGACGGTGGGAAGGAGAAAGGGAGGGTCTTCGGAGTTGGGACAGCTGTATTGGTCGACGGACGGATTGTGCGTCTCATGGGCCGATTTTTAGAACATTTAGAAATatgggttgtatttttaaaaaaattaatttttacatactttaatttgttaatattaaaattaatttttaaaaaataaaaaattattattttaatatattttaacatgaaaaacaaccataaaaacactctaaaacAGCACTTTTATATGACTATACAATACTACCTAACTTTATTTGCTCGACCCAACAGCTATAGTGGTCTTCTGCGTGACCTTGAAAGAGCTGAGAAACTAAGATCTTGGCTCGGATTCAGGATGCCAATACCTTCTTGAACAATTCCGAGAGCGTAGGGGGAGGGAGAACTGATTTTATCTCCATATGAGATGTCCAGAGGAAAAACAAGacgagaggaggaggaggaggaggagtggATTGTCAAGAATAAGATTTGCTGGTGAAAAAGGCCCAGGATGATCGTCGTCTTCTTCAGTTCTAATAATCTCATTTTGTCCGTGGATAGGATGCATGGAAGAGCTACTTTCTGATTCGGAATGCTATCCCGATGAATGCACTCTTCGTCATCTCACTGTGCTGCCGAGCCAATGTGCTTCGTACAACAAATCATAACAATCACAGAAGAGAAAAGTCAATATTTTAGTCCAAAGAAATGTTAATGCGCTCACGATACAAAGATCTTCAAACCAACCACCCCTAAAGAATTCCACAGCGCATCCAGCATGTTTGAAAGGGAgtggagattattttttaaaacattttttattttaaaaaatattaaaataatattttttatttttaaaaaattatttttaatattaacaaattaaaatgatctaaaactatcaaaaatatattaatttaaaattaaaaaaaattaacttttttttaaatactttcaaaacaGAATGACCACACtgctaaaaaaaagttattgctGCTTCAATAAAGCTAGGAGACCTcttgaatgaaataaatttcCTATTAGATCTGATGTTATTGTCATTAATAACAAGTATCCtattaataatttatctcttgtatttactttgaaaaaaagaaattcataacATCTTAGCTACtctctattttaaaaaagttagatGCTTGTTGTTACTGTTAATGTATGGATTAGCCTATTTTAAAAAGGATGGATGCTTGTCAAtgtatggatttttattttttttagtgtctgTGGAGTAAAGTacgaatttttatctttttattagcatattaaaattatttaataatatttaaaattaaaaatttaatatttttataaataaaaaataatttaaaaaacttgttgtagcacaaaaataaaaactcaagccAGCGAAAGTAGGTCACCTAATTAAGTTCCACGTTTCGTACTGTCCTATAAATGCGGACAAATCTGCATTTACATAcattttcttatttcttgtATGATAAAAAGTTTAAAACCCTCCATGTTGAGTGGTTTTTCTGCCGAAACGACAATGTGAAAACAGCCCAAGTGTTTTCTTCGGCTTCTACGTGCATCCTCGGCTTCTTCCATTTGTAGAATTAAATCTCTACTTAAAGTCTAAAACCCTTGCCCAGATTACTGTAAATTGAGTAATTTCAACACCATTTGGGGTAATCTCTATTAGCCCAGTGTTATGAGCTACTGCATTGAAAATATTGATTCATATTGCACACTAGTTTTTTTACTAAGCTAGTTGcaggtaatttttaaaatctatttttatttaattatttataataaaaatagatatttatatgaaaatcaacgggagtatattttttaaaacacataatattttactagatatattaactatttttaaaaacatgcatTTCTAGATTATATTGATAactcaaaaaaatctttatattagatttatagtaaaaaaataatttattgcacTAATTATATATGAAGATATGATTAAAAAAGTAACTTTAATGTTTTACATTGCTCAAAAGCACTTGTATGTAAGAGAAGAAAATTGTatcattcatatatttttttcatttggaaaatagataaaaacttgtaaataaaatttattaagaacTTCTAAAATGTGTTTTCCATATAAATTTGGAGAAATAGAAAACTAGTTTTATAAATGGATAAATCTTGCATATgaacaaaaaatttcattttttcctattttaacTCCAGTTTTTCAGAAAATTGGAGTATTGCTTTGATTTTGAACAgttccttcatttttgttgttaaaaaaaaaaaagctttggaCAAAAAATGAGATGGATcttacaaaaaatcaaaaactacgtgcatagataaaaatataaaaataaatctagaaagaaaaaaaaaataagccgTTATATTTCAACAAAAGACTCATACCCAAGTTTCATAACTTTGAATTTGATCTCTTAATCATGATTTTTCTATCTCTAAAGGATAGGGCCCTagctccttttttttcattagttgtGGGCGAGGAGGGATTCGAACCCTCAGCATTATGGGTTGTAGCCACATGTTCTAATTCATTGAGTTATAtgttgtaaatttaattttataaatatattagaccagtgaatataaatatttagtttatCATCCCAAAtgcatgttaaataaaaaaaagtccaaaaaaattataaaattttatacatgtttaacACTATAAGTATGCAAAAACATAACTTAAGGAAAACATgcttttaacataaatataataaaaaaaaatatagcatacataataaatatatattcaaacttgaaattgatattaattcaaagttATAGCATACatactaataatataaaatatttatgtttaaattaaaacaaataagagTACTcacaaaacactttaaaaataataaaattttattgttatcaagaataaatcatttgtcTTTCAAGTTGTATTGCTCGTAACTTGTTCAATTAAGATACTTGTATTATGTCTCCCAAGATTATAATATCATCACCTTAGTTTAGATGTATTTGTAAATAAggtatttgaacaaaaaaaatataaactaaaatatttctCAATAATATGAAATCAAACTCTAGatttaatcaaaagaaaacattaaaaatataaaatgagaaaaaaatctaaaaacttcaAGTTAGAAACTCTTCCTTCGGCtcctttttataataaattttgaaagtaaaaatgttaagaaatcaataaaaaataattttcaccaTTATTAACCTTTGATTAATTatcataaatcaagaattaaatttagaaaagttAAGGGTTCTttaagtaggaaaaaaaaacggatctttaagattaatttttttattcacccataatttgtttaaataatgttaactaaaataaattacatctCATTTCTACCAGGTCTATTCtcgaaaacactaaaaaaaaaaattttcctcTTGAACCATTTCATATCAGGCtaagaatattattattattattattattattattattattattattattattatgcacttgaggtcttggtccAGCGGTTGAAGGGGCTTGTTCCCTTCCTTTGCATCCTGCCTTCAAACCTTACCGTGCACGTCTGTCATCCCCgcagtgccttacatgctcattgggtttgcaggatgttcagtgagctgtGTGATTAatcgtggtgcgcgcaaactgacccggacacccacataaattaaaaaaaaattatatatatatatatatattttaatgaaaacaatATAGTTCAAGgcatgaaatgattttttttaaatgaatttttttaattttaaaataaaaacaggaacATGTTACCTATgttttaaccatttttattttttcaatccatAATCAACCTCACGTGACATACAAAATTGGAAAGGTCGATAAAAATGGGTTAAGAACATGGACAACCAATCAGCTCCTCATATAAAAAAGGGGCTGGGGGCAAGAAACCAATTAATAAAACTTATCTGTCTGTCAGTCATGGTTAAGTTTAAAATCCAACAGAAATCCCAAAATTAGGAAAAACGGAAAGACACCCTCTCTCCTCTACACTCTACtgggagaggagagaaaaagaaacgaGAAGACCCTGACTCCTCTCTCTCTTGACTTCCGTTGACGGTTTCTTCTTCTCTCACACTCTCAACTTTTCGGGTACCGTACCGcaccgtgtttttttttctggtatcAATTTGGAGTTGTTTATATATTGATACAATTTCGTagatactaaaataataattatatatagcgAGTGATGAGAGACGTGATAATGACGTTTCTCTTGTCCTAGGTTCTGTGACATGAACTTCCGATCCGATCTCCGTACACTGTTCTCTATCTCTACTATcatgattaataatttttttaatgaaatggaGACGTGACATCTGTACAGAGAATTAGCTTGTGCTGTAACCCGAGGAGCTTGCATTGCCGCGTATATTCAAGATTTCGAATTGGATTGTGATGATCGGAGCAAGAAGGCTTGTTTTTGGATAGTAAGAAGTGAGTAAGGGAGCGACTCTGGCATCTGCATTGTTGGCGTGGCGAGCGAGGTGAGCTGTTGTGTTTGATTCCAAGCATTTTGATTGTGGTTTGTCAATTCCAAGTGTTTTTTTCCATTTCGTGGGAAGATTTATTGTCATTAATGCGTGTATTTGTGCACATAATTTATACCGGTGTAGTAATTGGAGAGCTGAGGATGCATAAATTTGTAGAAGTTGGAAAATAATGGTAGGTGTTGGTTTTCTAGTTGAAAAATGAACTATGGGAACGAGTCTAATTGggattttgtgattttcttgagaaattttggttgttattattatttatttatttatttattttgcgtAGTGGGTATTTACTCTGGGTGATCTTCAGAATTGGGGTAGTTTTCTTGTTATAATTTTGGGGATTTTAGCTCAAAGGAGTTGGTGGTCGGTGTGCCTATTATAAATGAAATTTCAGAAGTTTATTAGCTTAGATACTGGTTCCAATTATTGCAGGTTGCCTAGAAGAAAGCTGAAGTGACGTGCTGGTGCAAATGTCAAAGTTTCCCTCCTCCAAACCAGAAGAATATGCATCCTCATCTACTTCTGAGACTAAGTCAGTATCCTTGTCTCTAGTTAAGTTAGCTCATAAACTATACATCACTCTGCTAATATTTTAGCCACGGGTTAGCTTTTTATTCCCTTCCTGCTATGAGAAACACACTGCCATAACTGTGTTAATATTGAGCCAAAAAGAAAGGCAAGtgaaatgaaattcaaaataatataatttaaagaatatataacTGTGTTAACTGCTCTAACCTGTAGTTCTTGAGAaataaatactaattaattatgAGCTAATGGATTGGCTGATTACATGTAGGGAATCAAATGGAACACTCCAAATGGATGGCCCTGAAGATACGATTGCTGCAGTTGCTCGCTTCATTGAAAAGCTGCATTCCAGGATAACTTCACCACCTGAAAAGGAACTCGTAACAGCTTGTCTGCTTCGTCTTGCCAAAGCAAGAAAGGAGACAAGGACGGTCATTGGTTCTTATGCCCAAGCAATGCCATTATTCATATCCATTCTCAGGAGTGGTACTTCTGAAGCAAAAGTTAATGATGCTGCGACTCTCAGTGCTTTGTGCAAAGATGATGGTTTACGAGTGAAGGTACTTCTTGGTGGGTGCATACCACCTTTACTTTCACTTCTGAAGTCTAAATCAATTGAGGCTAGGAAGGCTGCAGCAGAAGCTATATATGAAGTTTCCTCTGGCTCGGTCTCTGATGATCAATTCGGTATCAAGATTTGCCACAGAAGGTGTGACACCGACCTTATGGGAACAGCTTAATCCAAAGAACAAGCAGGACAAAGTGGTTCAAGGGTTTGTTACTGGGGCGCTCAGAAATCTTTGCAGGGACAAGGATAATTATTGGAGAGCAACGCTTGAGGCTGGAGGAGCGGATATCATCGTGGATCTTCTCTCTTCTGACAATGCCGCTGCCCAGTCCAATGCAGCTTCTCTATTGGCCCGTCTAATGCTGGCATTTGGTGATAGTATACCAAAAGTAATTGATTCTGGAGCTGTGCAAGCTTTGCTTCAGCTTGTGGATCAGAATAATGATATTTCTGTTCGTGCTAGTGCTGCTGATGCTTTGGAAGCTCTTTCCTTAAACTCAACAAAGGCCAAGAAAGCTATTGTAGATGCTGGTGGTGTTCCCATTCTCATTGGAGCCATGGTTGCTCCTTCTAAAGAGTGCATGCAAGGGG from Populus alba chromosome 14, ASM523922v2, whole genome shotgun sequence includes:
- the LOC118058059 gene encoding NAC domain-containing protein 2; protein product: MTAATLELPPGFRFHPTDEELVLHYLCRKCSSQPIAVPIIAEIDLYKFDPWDLPGIALYGEKEWYFFTPRDRKYPNGSRPNRAAGRGYWKATGADKPIGQPKTVGIKKALVFYAGKAPKGEKTNWIMHEYRLADVDRSARKKNSLRLDDWVLCRIYNKKGTVEKQEQHLSVKKANPTEIEEDEKKQVVLLPPPLAPSSATRTVNDYMYFDTSDSVPRLHTDSSCSEHVVSPEFTCEVQSEPRWKEWGNVNALDNPYNYLDATMDIPFASQLQGDDQMSPLQDIFMHLQKPF